The stretch of DNA TACAACGTCGAGAAGACGGGCGACTTCGTGCTGCGGAAGTAGGCACGCCGCTCGGCGCGAACCCTCATGGAGCACTTCTTCCAGCAGCTCACCAACGGACTCGCCGTCGGGGGCATCTACGCGCTCATCGCCCTCGGCTACACCATGGTCTACGGGGTGATGAAGCTCATCAACTTCGCCCACGGCGACCTCTTCACGTACGGCGCCTACCTCGGGATGACCCTCCTCACCTCCTTCTTCCTCCAGGACCGGCTGGGGGTGGTGGCGGGGATGCTCATCCTGGCCGTGATGGTCATGGGACTCGTCGCGCTCATCGGCGCCGTCCTCGAGCGCGCGGTGTACCGGCCCCTGCGGGAGTCGCACCGGCTCTCGGCCGTCGTGTCGGCGCTCGGCGCGTCCATCTTCCTGCAGAACGCGCTCATGCTCATCTACGGCGCCCGCGTCCACGTCTACCCGGAGGACCTGCTTCCCCAAGCGACGGTGAACGTGCTCGGGCTCGAGGTGCCCCTCATGCGGATCGTCGTCGTGCTGGCGTCGGTCGTCATGATGGCGCTCCTCTACCTCTTCGTGCAGAAGACGAAGATCGGCACCGCGATCCGGGCGGCCGCGATCGACCAGGGAGCCGCCCGCCTCATGGGCATCGACGTGAACCGGGTCATCCTGCTCGTGTTCCTGATCGGTCCCGCCCTGGGCGGCGCCGCCGGGCTGCTCGTCGGCCTCTACTACGGGCAGGTCAGCTTCACGATGGGCTGGCTCTACGGGATGAAGGCCTTCACCGCGGCCATCCTCGGAGGGATTGGCAACATCCCCGGTGCGATGGTGGGCGGTCTGCTGCTGGGCGTCATCGAGGCCCTGGGCGCGGCCTACCTCTCCCTGGCGTGGAAGGACGCGCTCTCCTTCCTCGTCCTCATCTTCATCCTGATCGTTCGTCCCACGGGGCTGCTGGGCGAGCGGGTGGCGGACAAGGTATGAGCCGCGGCCTGCTCGTGTCCTACGCGGTCCTCACCCTCGTGCTCGCCGGGGCTCCGCTCGTCCTGGACGCGTACTGGGTGGACGTCCTCAACAGCGTGGGCCTCTACGCCCTGCTGGCCTTGAGCCTGAACATCATCCTGGGCGACGCCGGGCTCTTCAACATGGGCCATGCCGCCTTCTACGCCGTGGGCGCGTACACCACGGCGATCCTGAACACCCGGCTGGGCCTGCCCACCCTGTGGGCCCTCCCGGTGAGCGGACTGGTGGCGGCGCTCTTCGCGGCGCTGGTGGCCCGCCCCGTCATCCACCTGCGGGGCGACTACCTCCTCATCGTGACGATCGGGCTGGGGGAGATCGTACGCATCGCCCTCGTGAACGATGTGTTCGGCCTGACGGGCGGGGCGAACGGGCTCTTCGGCATCGCGCGCCCGACCCTCTTCGGCCTGAAGATCCGCCGCCCGCATGAGTTCTTCTATCTCATCTGGGTCTTCGTGGCGCTCACGGTCTTCCTCTTCCACCGGCTGGAGCAGTCGCGGTTCGGGCGGGCACTGAACTACCTCCGGGAGGATCCGGTGGCCGCCGAGGGCAGTGGCGTGAACACGGCCCGCTACAAGCTCCTGGCCTTCGCCCTGGGGGCGGCCTGGGCGGGAATGGCCGGCAACCTCTACGCCGCGAAGATGACGATCATCTCCCCGGAGTCGTTCAGCTTCTGGGAGTCCGTCCTCCTCTTCCTGATCGTCATCCTCGGCGGCTCCGGCTCCATTCCCGGGGTGATCCTCGGCGCCTTCCTGGTGGTGGGACTGCCGGAACTCTTCCGCGGCTTCGCCTCGGCGCGAATGCTCGTCTTTGGCCTGGTGATGATGGTGTTGATGGTGTTCCGCACGCAGGGGCTGTTGCCCTTGAGGACCGTGCGCTTCAAGAAGTCCGACCTCCAACGGGCCCAGGCCAGACCATGAGCGCCCTTCTCGAGGTCCGGGGTATCACGAAGGCGTTCGGTGGACTGACCGCCGTCCGCGACGTCTCCTTCGAGGTCGCCGAGGGGGCCGTCGTGGGGCTCATCGGCCCGAACGGCGCGGGGAAGACCACGACCTTCAACCTCATCACGGGCAACTACCGCGTGGATCGCGGGACGGTCCGGTTCAAGGAGCGCTCCCTGGTGGGGTTGAGGCCTCATCGGATCGTGTCGCTGGGAGTGGCCCGGACCTTCCAGAACATCCGCCTCTTCCAGCAGCTCTCCGCCGTGGAGAACGTCCTCGCCGGACGCCATTGCCGCACCCGCGCCGGGCTCCTGTCGGCCTTGTTGCGTCTGCCCGGACAGGTCCGCGAGGAGCGAGAGGCGGTGGCCCGGGCCATGGAGGAACTCACCTTCGTGGGGCTGCACGGCCGGGAGCTGGAGCTGGCGAAGAACCTGTCCTACGGCAACCAGCGCCGCCTGGAGATCGCCCGGGCGCTGGCGACCGACCCCAAGTTGCTCATCCTCGACGAGCCCGCGGGCGGCATGAACGAGCAGGAGACGGACCAGCTCGTCGAGCTGATCCGGAAGATCCAGCAGCGGGGCATCACCCTCCTCCTCATCGAGCACGACATGAGCCTGGTCATGCGAGCCTGCGAGCACCTCGTGGTTCTGGAGTATGGCGAGAAGATCGCGGAGGGGCCTCCCGCGGCCGTCCGGAAGGATCCGAAGGTGATCGAAGCCTACCTGGGAACGGAGGAGCTCTAGCGATGAGCGAACCGCTCCTGGAGCTGAAGGACCTGCGGGTGAAGTACGGGAACGTGGAGGCGCTCCACGGCATCGGACTCACGGTGCGGCGGGGAGAGATCGTCACCCTGCTCGGCGCCAATGGCGCGGGGAAGACCACCACCCTGCGAGCCATCAGTGGTCTGCTCCGCCCCTCCGCGGGGGAGATCCGGTTCGAGGGAAAGCCCATCCACGCCCTCCCGGCGCACGAGCTGGTGAAGAGAGGCATCGCCCAGGCACCGGAGGGGCGGCGCATCTTCGCCACGCTCACCGTCCGCGAGAACCTGATGCTCGGTGCCTTCACCCGGACCGACAAGCCCGGGATCGCCGAGACGCTGGCGTGGATCCACCGGCTCTTCCCGGTCCTGGAGAAGCGAGGCACGCAACTGGCGGGGACGCTCTCGGGGGGTGAGCAGCAGATGCTCGCCATCGGGCGGGCGCTCATGGCCAACCCGCGCATCCTCCTGCTCGACGAGCCCTCGCTGGGGCTCGCGCCGCTGCTCGTGAAGGCGATCTTCCAGACCCTTCGGGAGATCAACCAGACGACGGGCGTCACCATCGTCCTGGTCGAGCAGAACGCCCGCGCGGCCCTGAAGCTGGCCCACCGGGGCTACGTGATGGAGGTGGGCCGGCTCGTCCTGGAGGACTCGGCGCAGGCGCTCCTGTCCAATCCGAAGGTCCAGAACGCCTATCTGGGCTCCCGGGTCTGAGCGCGGGGACACGTATAGGAGGAATGGGGACAGGGAGCCTGCCTCGGACAACCGTTCAGGCGATCTTCGTCAGCTTCGCGAGGTGCACTTCCCACCCCCGACTCCGCCCCCCGCGTGGACTCCGACCCGAGCCCTCCCCCGGCATGTCAGACCCCTCGGGCATGGTGGCGCCCCATGAACGCCCTGACGCTCGGAAGCCCTGTCACCGCCCATCTCGAGGCCTACCCTTCCCGTCGTCCGGGAGCCCTCCCGAGGGCCGTGCGCCCCGTGAACCCCCGCGCCGCCGCGCTCCACGCCTATGCCACCTCCCAGCTCGGCGCGGAGCTCATCTCCACCTACGGCGCCGGCCGCGGCATCCCCGGCTCGTGGCTCCTGCTCTCCGGGTTGGAAATCCACCTCGGCCAGAGCCTCCTCGCCCCGGACCTGATGGGCTGGCGGCGCGAGCACCTGCCCCGCCTGCCCCGGAACTCCTCCGGCATCGCGCTCGCCCCGGACTGGGTCTGCGAGGTGCTCTCCCACCCCGACGAGCGCGCCCAGCTCCTGCCCCTCTACGCCCGCGAGGGCATCCCCCACGTATGGTTGGTGGACCCCGAGGTGCGCACCCTGGAGGAGCTCGAGCTCGACGGCCGGCGCTACTCGTTGCGTGCGCTGCACTCGGGCGCGGAGACCATTCGTGCCGAACCCTTCAGCGCGCTGGAGCTGTCGTTGCGCCTCCTCTGGGCGGAGTGAGGCGCTCCGGCTTCCTGGAGTCCCGATGGCGCCCTACCCCCTGGCCCGCTCAGGGCAGGGCGCAGACGAAGTTGTGCTTGTCGCTACAGGAGCTGTCGTTCCAGGCGCCGTTCGTGCCGAGCATCTGCGTGCAGTCCTCGTTCCCGCCGTAGTCGTTCGGCTCGCCCGAGGCCCAGGCGGTGTAGTTGCGGGGCGACCCATCGCTCCAGGTGAAGTCCCCCTCCACGGTGCGGTCCGTCAGCCCCAGCCACCACTGGCCGGTGGAGAGGGCCCGCGCCCCGGTGAACACGGCGTCCTGGGTGGCCTGATCGTGGATGGAGACCAGGTGTCCGCCCTGGGCGACGCAGTCCGCCTCGGCGTCCGGGACGCTCAGCGCCTGGGTGCAGAAGGCCAGCGAGCCGCCCTTGGGCGCGGGCCGGACGGTGCAGCGCGGGCACGCGGCCGGGTCCACGCACCCGACGCGCGACTGGATGTCGGCCGGGCGCTTGTTCAGGAAGTCGAGGGTCTCGGACATCTTGGTGTAGACGGTCCCCACGCTCACCTCCTTGCGCGGATCCGCGTACACCGCGGGCCAGATGAGCGAGCCCAGGTCCAGGGCCTGGTTCTGCAGATCCAGGCGGAGGGCGCTCTCGAGCACCTGCGTGTAGGCCCGCGCCAGCTTCACCTTGCAGGGCGTGGACGCGACGCACTTCTGTTGCACCCGGCCGTTGGCCAACCAGGGATCCGTGTACTGGACGAAGATCTGATCAATGCCCCAGGGGATGAAGACCCACCGCTGATCCGAGGGGCGGCGGTAGAGATAGAAGTTGTTCTTGTAGGACGCGTAGCCGTCCCAGTGGCCGAGGAACAGCTCGGTGGCCGCGAAGCGCACGTAGGTGTCGATGTCGATGACCCGGGAGACGTCCTCGAGGAACGTGGCCGGGTTGGTCATCTGGTCGAGCGCCTGCGCGAGCTGGGTCAGGTCGGCGAACCCGACGTCCTCGCCCTTGTCCTGGTCGAAGGTCTGCTCCTGGCCGACGTTGAGGTCGCTGCCGTACTGGCCCTCGTACAAATTGCCGTCATCGCTGCCGAACCAGTGCTCGAGGAAGTCGGAGTTGTCCGTCGCCTCGACGGTGGAGTAGAGGCCATACATCGAGCCGTTGAGGTACACCACCGCGTAGGCCGAGCGTGGAGCCGGGACGTCCATCTCGCGGAACAGGGTGTAGCCGAGCCGCTCGTGGATCATGCTCGGATCCTGCACCATGTTGTTGAGGGCGAGCTTCTTCAGGCCGAACAGCGTCTGCTTGTTCTGGAACTTGTCGAACTTGAGCAGGAAGGCCGCCTTCTGATTGAGATTGCGCGCGGAGCCCAGCTGCCCCTTGAGGCGCACGCCGATCTGCGGCAGCTCGAGGATCTGCCCGTCGAGTTCGAGGCGCAGGTCGCCCTTCACGTAGGTGTCCGGAGCCGCGTTGAGCGCGTCGATGGACGCCTGTGACAGGGTCAGCTCGAAGAGGGGGATGCTCGTGCCGGCGAACAGGGCCTCGGAGGGACGCACCACCGAGCCGGCGTCCGGAATCCCCGCGTCCCCCAGGCCGCCCGCGTCACCGGAGTCTCCCGCGTCCACATGGGGGCCCACGCCCGCGTCACTGACATCGGGCAGGGGCTCTTCTTCGGACCTATCGCCGCCGCAGGCGGAGGAGAATACGGAGCACAGGAGCAACAGCGGGAGCAGGAGGGATGAGCGCGGAGAGATCACACATGGATTTCACCCGATTTCCTTCGATGACGAGAAGCTTTTCGGCTCCCAGCCGCCTTCCATCCTTCTTATACGCCAACGACATACCAGGCCGTCACGATGGCGCCGCGAAACGTCTCGTCGACGAAGCGCTTGACCTCGGACGAGTGGTACGCCCGGACCTGGAACCCGGGACGGGAGCGCTCGCTCTCGCGCACGGCGATCACGTTGATGCCAGCCGGACCGGGAGGGAGCCACTCGGCCCCTCCCAGCCACGGGCTGCATCAATCAGTTGGCGGTGCAGGTCAGGGTTGGCGCGGCGTTGGAACCGGCATACGCCGCCTGGAATCCGAAGGTAGCGCTGCCGCCCGGCTGGATGACACCGTTGTAGTTCATGTTCCGCGCCGTAACGCTCGCGCCGGACTGGGTCGACGTGGCGTTCCACAGGTTGGTGATCTGCTGGTTGCCACCGAAGGTCCAGGAGACCGTCCAGCCCTTGGTCGCGGTGGTCCCGGTGTTCTTCACCGTCACGGTGGCGCCGAAGCCAGTGCCCCACTCGTTATCGAGCTGGTAGGTCGCCGTGCAGCCACCGGTTTCTCCCCCGGAGGACTGAGTCGTCGCGGAAACAGTGTTGGACGCCTCGCTCACGTTCCCAGCGGCATCACGCGCATACACCTTGTAGCTGTAAGCCGTGT from Cystobacter ferrugineus encodes:
- a CDS encoding branched-chain amino acid ABC transporter permease; translation: MEHFFQQLTNGLAVGGIYALIALGYTMVYGVMKLINFAHGDLFTYGAYLGMTLLTSFFLQDRLGVVAGMLILAVMVMGLVALIGAVLERAVYRPLRESHRLSAVVSALGASIFLQNALMLIYGARVHVYPEDLLPQATVNVLGLEVPLMRIVVVLASVVMMALLYLFVQKTKIGTAIRAAAIDQGAARLMGIDVNRVILLVFLIGPALGGAAGLLVGLYYGQVSFTMGWLYGMKAFTAAILGGIGNIPGAMVGGLLLGVIEALGAAYLSLAWKDALSFLVLIFILIVRPTGLLGERVADKV
- a CDS encoding branched-chain amino acid ABC transporter permease codes for the protein MSRGLLVSYAVLTLVLAGAPLVLDAYWVDVLNSVGLYALLALSLNIILGDAGLFNMGHAAFYAVGAYTTAILNTRLGLPTLWALPVSGLVAALFAALVARPVIHLRGDYLLIVTIGLGEIVRIALVNDVFGLTGGANGLFGIARPTLFGLKIRRPHEFFYLIWVFVALTVFLFHRLEQSRFGRALNYLREDPVAAEGSGVNTARYKLLAFALGAAWAGMAGNLYAAKMTIISPESFSFWESVLLFLIVILGGSGSIPGVILGAFLVVGLPELFRGFASARMLVFGLVMMVLMVFRTQGLLPLRTVRFKKSDLQRAQARP
- a CDS encoding ABC transporter ATP-binding protein, giving the protein MSALLEVRGITKAFGGLTAVRDVSFEVAEGAVVGLIGPNGAGKTTTFNLITGNYRVDRGTVRFKERSLVGLRPHRIVSLGVARTFQNIRLFQQLSAVENVLAGRHCRTRAGLLSALLRLPGQVREEREAVARAMEELTFVGLHGRELELAKNLSYGNQRRLEIARALATDPKLLILDEPAGGMNEQETDQLVELIRKIQQRGITLLLIEHDMSLVMRACEHLVVLEYGEKIAEGPPAAVRKDPKVIEAYLGTEEL
- a CDS encoding ABC transporter ATP-binding protein, with translation MSEPLLELKDLRVKYGNVEALHGIGLTVRRGEIVTLLGANGAGKTTTLRAISGLLRPSAGEIRFEGKPIHALPAHELVKRGIAQAPEGRRIFATLTVRENLMLGAFTRTDKPGIAETLAWIHRLFPVLEKRGTQLAGTLSGGEQQMLAIGRALMANPRILLLDEPSLGLAPLLVKAIFQTLREINQTTGVTIVLVEQNARAALKLAHRGYVMEVGRLVLEDSAQALLSNPKVQNAYLGSRV
- a CDS encoding Uma2 family endonuclease translates to MNALTLGSPVTAHLEAYPSRRPGALPRAVRPVNPRAAALHAYATSQLGAELISTYGAGRGIPGSWLLLSGLEIHLGQSLLAPDLMGWRREHLPRLPRNSSGIALAPDWVCEVLSHPDERAQLLPLYAREGIPHVWLVDPEVRTLEELELDGRRYSLRALHSGAETIRAEPFSALELSLRLLWAE
- a CDS encoding CotH kinase family protein; translation: MISPRSSLLLPLLLLCSVFSSACGGDRSEEEPLPDVSDAGVGPHVDAGDSGDAGGLGDAGIPDAGSVVRPSEALFAGTSIPLFELTLSQASIDALNAAPDTYVKGDLRLELDGQILELPQIGVRLKGQLGSARNLNQKAAFLLKFDKFQNKQTLFGLKKLALNNMVQDPSMIHERLGYTLFREMDVPAPRSAYAVVYLNGSMYGLYSTVEATDNSDFLEHWFGSDDGNLYEGQYGSDLNVGQEQTFDQDKGEDVGFADLTQLAQALDQMTNPATFLEDVSRVIDIDTYVRFAATELFLGHWDGYASYKNNFYLYRRPSDQRWVFIPWGIDQIFVQYTDPWLANGRVQQKCVASTPCKVKLARAYTQVLESALRLDLQNQALDLGSLIWPAVYADPRKEVSVGTVYTKMSETLDFLNKRPADIQSRVGCVDPAACPRCTVRPAPKGGSLAFCTQALSVPDAEADCVAQGGHLVSIHDQATQDAVFTGARALSTGQWWLGLTDRTVEGDFTWSDGSPRNYTAWASGEPNDYGGNEDCTQMLGTNGAWNDSSCSDKHNFVCALP